In the Neodiprion virginianus isolate iyNeoVirg1 chromosome 2, iyNeoVirg1.1, whole genome shotgun sequence genome, TTAGCATCAGCTAATTTTATCagcaaatatttatacactGATTGCTTAATTGTTCGGAAATAATATCTCTCTACTTCAAAACTTTTAATACTTCAGTCGCCAAGGGTGCCTGGGAATTCTAACAACACAGATACGATATCGGAAGAACATATCAGAGAATCACTGTTATCCGCTGTTGGTGATAAGTTGAGACGCCGTTTACGTGAACAGTTATCTCAGGGAGAAGCAGAACTGGAAACTCTGCGTCGCACCGAGCAAGAACTAGCGAGCGGATCAGCACGGTTAGAGGAATTGCTCAACAAGTTGAATCGGGAGAAATCCGAacttgagaaaaatataaatatactcGAGGAAAAAGAGAGTGAATTAGAAAGGGAAATTAGTAAACTTTCTGACAATCAAACTATCGATGTTGACGAAGCAGTGACGACAATTGCTCCCTTGTACAAACAGTATGTTATTTCATTTGTTCTTACGACTATGTACCATATACAGTTGCTGCAAATtaaaatgagtattttttgtttaatcaaGGATGCTGAATGCCTTTGCGGAGGAAGCTGCTATCGAAGATGCGATTTATTATCTTGGAGAAGGTCTGCGCGGAGGAATCATTGATTTAGAAGCATTTTTGAAGCAAGTTCGACAGCTTTCACGTCGGCAATTTATGCTCCGAGCACTAATGTTGCGTTGCAGACAGAAGGCTGGTCTGGCAGGTTGAATAGAAATTGATTTTGGTGCTGAGATGATGAACAGTTGGCTttaaaatgtaattaattatacctaCACAAGTTATTTCAATATATGCGAACAAAGATTTATTTACCACGTACAATGTatattaagtaaaaaaaaaattatcgatataCCATTGAATGAATAGAAATGATAAGTAATAactctgtaataaaataaagtccTTACGAAACGATCATAACGCACATTTCAAACAAAGATTCAtgattctttcaatttctcagTCGACATGTatttgagaataaaatttgcaaactatatatttacatttagtATGAATATGTACAGtgttgtattttgtttttattacatagtttattttctttctcttttttttttttatcaaaaacagAATTGAGGAACACTGTACAAGGTTTAAAGAGTCTGTGCCATAACACACAGTGGAATCTATTTTAccatatttattataaatatttagaaaaaagaCTTCGGTTCAACGGAATATTACCAGATGTATAGCACGGCTCCTTGAAGTCACAAGAATCACATGCAAGTCAGTATTCAACctgtagaaatttgaatatgtCTGGTGTAGCAAAATGGGTTGTGATCCATGACTGAAAGTAAATGCACAtcaggaataaaatattcatatctTCCTGTGTATGGTCAAGAACCTAATTATTCTGTTAATAATTACCTAAACATAAATTCCGACCCAAAGCAGTAGAAACAGTACACCGAAACCGGAGAATATTGCAGCTACTAAGGAGACCAGCAATTCCTTGAATATGTCTCTGGTAAACTTGGTGCTGGTTACTTCGTAGACGAAAAACCACGCGGTAAAGAATATACCGATTCCTAACAGGACTACAGCCAAATGTGGAAACACAGCTGGGTTTATCGGTGAGACGTACCTCGTCATGGACTCGATTTCAATCTGCAAAATTTTACGAGTtaatatgaaataaagaataacCAAAAGAACGGGAGAAGCGATTAGAAATACTAATGGACAGTTCAACCTCTTGGTTATTCGCAGTCGCCATACGGAAAAAATTTAGTTTTCAGTTGTTCTCATCGTGAATGTTAGAAAAACacataatatttaaattagaTGTACTATTAGCTTTGCGATACAAGGATGTACCTAATAATACCAAATTATATTCTTACCATTTTAGTGGATATATATTTTGACGTGGCCTACCGGTAGTACTGGGCAATGGGCATGTAGCGTGTACCAATGGTTGACTTGATAGTAGATGGTCTTGTGGACCCTTAGACTGACTTAGACTGTGGATGACGTTAATTTATCGAGGCCTTTTAGACAGTCGGTAATTAAAATTACAGGTTTTCAAACatgtcgaaaaatgaaaatcctattaaaaataataatcttcGTATGAGTTCATTATTTAATCCAAGCATAgcatttgacaatttttatatg is a window encoding:
- the LOC124298914 gene encoding transmembrane protein 258, with protein sequence MIEIESMTRYVSPINPAVFPHLAVVLLGIGIFFTAWFFVYEVTSTKFTRDIFKELLVSLVAAIFSGFGVLFLLLWVGIYV